One genomic window of Cricetulus griseus strain 17A/GY chromosome 3, alternate assembly CriGri-PICRH-1.0, whole genome shotgun sequence includes the following:
- the Rrp8 gene encoding ribosomal RNA-processing protein 8 isoform X2 — protein MFEEPEWVEAAPAAVGLRPATTQNRPATAPPVKGRKRRHLLATLKALEAASLSQKFPSPPGSDSEEEEVGRKKKYLQRPSQANALKEGGEKRKRKCQKQVLSISDSEGKEIERKCHRQTLFGGISAEEEKGKRKCQKYSHSHPTQHLDSVDHTVHNARTSTATIDPPKPSPESTSCNSSNTLSRKQWRNRQKNKRRHKNKFRPLPDQVPPVASTEETEVPPVPKSDSQQTRAGALRARMTQRLDGARFRYLNEQLYSGPSSAAQRLFQEDPEAFLLYHQGFQKQVKKWPLHPVDRIAKDLRQKPASLVVADFGCGDCRLASSVRNPVHCFDLASLDPRVTVCDMAQVPLEDESVDVAVFCLSLMGTNIRDFLEEANRVLKPGGLLKVAEVSSRFEDIRAFWGAVTKLGFKIIYKDLTNSHFFLFDFEKTGPPRVGPKAQLSGLKLQPCLYKRR, from the exons GGCCGCAAGCGCCGCCATCTCTTGGCCACATTAAAGGCTCTGGAAGCAGCATCTCTTTCCCAGAAATTCCCCAGCCCACCTGGCAGTGactctgaggaggaggaggtaggaaggaagaaaaaataccTCCAAAGGCCCTCACAAGCCAATGCcttgaaggaaggaggggagaaaagaaaaagaaaatgtcaaaaacagGTGTTATCTATCAGTGACTCTGAGggcaaagaaatagaaaggaaatgcCACAGACAAACTCTCTTTGGTGGGATCTctgctgaagaagaaaaaggaaagaggaaatgccAGAAATATTCTCATTCACACCCAACCCAGCACCTGGACAGTGTTGACCATACAG TTCACAATGCAAGGACAAGTACTGCTACAATTGACCCACCCAAGCCAAGCCCTGAGTCCACATCCTGTAACTCCTCTAATACCCTGAGCCGAAAACAGTGGCGGAACCGGCAGAAGAATAAGCGGAGACACAAGAACAAATTTCGGCCACTTCCAGACCAGGTTCCTCCAGTGGCTTCCACAGAGGAGACTGAGGTGCCTCCTGTCCCAAAGTCAGACAGTCAACAGACTAGAGCTGGAGCCCTTCGAGCACGCATGACACAACGGTTGGATGGGGCCCGATTTCGATACCTTAATGAACAGTTGTACTCAGGGCCCAGCAGTGCTGCCCAGCGCCTCTTCCAGGAAGACCCTGAGGCTTTTCTCCTCTATCACCAAGGCTTTCAGAAACAAGTGAAGAAGTGGCCACTGCACCCAGTGGATCGTATCGCCAAAGATCTCCGACAGAA GCCTGCATCCTTGGTGGTAGCTGACTTCGGCTGTGGAGATTGCCGCCTAGCTTCAAGTGTTCGGAACCCTGTGCACTGCTTTGACTTGGCCTCTCTGGACCCCAGGGTCACCGTATGTGACATGGCCCAG GTGCCTCTGGAGGATGAATCCGTGGATGTGGCTGTGTTTTGCCTTTCACTAATGGGCACTAACATCAGGGACTTCCTTGAGGAGGCAAATCGAGTACTGAAGCCGGG GGGTCTGCTCAAAGTAGCTGAAGTCAGCAGCCGCTTTGAGGACATTCGGGCCTTTTGGGGGGCTGTGACCAAACTTGGCTTTAAGATCATCTACAAG GACCTGACCAACAGCCACTTCTTCTTGTTTGACTTTGAAAAGACTGGGCCTCCTCGAGTAGGACCCAAAGCCCAACTCTCAGGCCTGAAACTTCAGCCCTGTCTCTACAAGCGCAGGTGA
- the Rrp8 gene encoding ribosomal RNA-processing protein 8 isoform X1 encodes MFEEPEWVEAAPAAVGLRPATTQNRPATAPPVKGRKRRHLLATLKALEAASLSQKFPSPPGSDSEEEEVGRKKKYLQRPSQANALKEGGEKRKRKCQKQVLSISDSEGKEIERKCHRQTLFGGISAEEEKGKRKCQKYSHSHPTQHLDSVDHTAVHNARTSTATIDPPKPSPESTSCNSSNTLSRKQWRNRQKNKRRHKNKFRPLPDQVPPVASTEETEVPPVPKSDSQQTRAGALRARMTQRLDGARFRYLNEQLYSGPSSAAQRLFQEDPEAFLLYHQGFQKQVKKWPLHPVDRIAKDLRQKPASLVVADFGCGDCRLASSVRNPVHCFDLASLDPRVTVCDMAQVPLEDESVDVAVFCLSLMGTNIRDFLEEANRVLKPGGLLKVAEVSSRFEDIRAFWGAVTKLGFKIIYKDLTNSHFFLFDFEKTGPPRVGPKAQLSGLKLQPCLYKRR; translated from the exons GGCCGCAAGCGCCGCCATCTCTTGGCCACATTAAAGGCTCTGGAAGCAGCATCTCTTTCCCAGAAATTCCCCAGCCCACCTGGCAGTGactctgaggaggaggaggtaggaaggaagaaaaaataccTCCAAAGGCCCTCACAAGCCAATGCcttgaaggaaggaggggagaaaagaaaaagaaaatgtcaaaaacagGTGTTATCTATCAGTGACTCTGAGggcaaagaaatagaaaggaaatgcCACAGACAAACTCTCTTTGGTGGGATCTctgctgaagaagaaaaaggaaagaggaaatgccAGAAATATTCTCATTCACACCCAACCCAGCACCTGGACAGTGTTGACCATACAG CAGTTCACAATGCAAGGACAAGTACTGCTACAATTGACCCACCCAAGCCAAGCCCTGAGTCCACATCCTGTAACTCCTCTAATACCCTGAGCCGAAAACAGTGGCGGAACCGGCAGAAGAATAAGCGGAGACACAAGAACAAATTTCGGCCACTTCCAGACCAGGTTCCTCCAGTGGCTTCCACAGAGGAGACTGAGGTGCCTCCTGTCCCAAAGTCAGACAGTCAACAGACTAGAGCTGGAGCCCTTCGAGCACGCATGACACAACGGTTGGATGGGGCCCGATTTCGATACCTTAATGAACAGTTGTACTCAGGGCCCAGCAGTGCTGCCCAGCGCCTCTTCCAGGAAGACCCTGAGGCTTTTCTCCTCTATCACCAAGGCTTTCAGAAACAAGTGAAGAAGTGGCCACTGCACCCAGTGGATCGTATCGCCAAAGATCTCCGACAGAA GCCTGCATCCTTGGTGGTAGCTGACTTCGGCTGTGGAGATTGCCGCCTAGCTTCAAGTGTTCGGAACCCTGTGCACTGCTTTGACTTGGCCTCTCTGGACCCCAGGGTCACCGTATGTGACATGGCCCAG GTGCCTCTGGAGGATGAATCCGTGGATGTGGCTGTGTTTTGCCTTTCACTAATGGGCACTAACATCAGGGACTTCCTTGAGGAGGCAAATCGAGTACTGAAGCCGGG GGGTCTGCTCAAAGTAGCTGAAGTCAGCAGCCGCTTTGAGGACATTCGGGCCTTTTGGGGGGCTGTGACCAAACTTGGCTTTAAGATCATCTACAAG GACCTGACCAACAGCCACTTCTTCTTGTTTGACTTTGAAAAGACTGGGCCTCCTCGAGTAGGACCCAAAGCCCAACTCTCAGGCCTGAAACTTCAGCCCTGTCTCTACAAGCGCAGGTGA